Proteins encoded by one window of bacterium:
- a CDS encoding methyl-accepting chemotaxis protein → MKWSIGRKISLGLGLGALLILLIGTVSLRNNLSLMETVSWVNRTNQEIWTLEITFSHLREAQNSCRGFLLARDTLYLKDYRDAVTKLGTDFDTLQTLGLSIQQDRARLGALKTLVDEMIAELQGQIDLARGSDFETAIAQMKIGRSNDLRDKIYSGIRGIRTGELAQLTERSAAMQKSSSLARNFIVFGSLIGLVLLIMAGTIITRDITRPLGMVVAVSSDIAGGDLTTSIPEDRRKDEVGELNESFRSMLANLRQQTRSIAEVVNSLAASSSEISTTVSQLAASTAETSTAVSETSTTAEEIRQTAEVSSNKAENVATLAREAEDYSRSGREALEDTLGGMSEIQIRMESIGESIMRLSEQSQAIGEIIASVDDLADQSNLLAVNAAIEAARYEDQGKGFTVVAQEIRSLADQSKQGTKKVRTILNDVQKATTNAVLAVEQGGKTVEAAMKQSQKAREAIQSMTESIADTAQAGKQIAASNQQQTAGIEQIVVAIDNIRQATTQNAIGTRQIEETTRRLAELGQSLKELVNRYKLD, encoded by the coding sequence ATGAAATGGTCGATCGGCAGGAAAATATCTCTTGGACTGGGCCTCGGGGCGCTGCTGATTCTGCTGATAGGCACGGTGTCCTTACGGAACAACCTCTCGCTCATGGAGACAGTATCCTGGGTGAACCGCACCAACCAGGAAATTTGGACCCTTGAAATAACTTTCTCACACCTGAGAGAGGCGCAAAACTCCTGCCGCGGATTCCTGCTTGCCCGTGACACGCTGTATCTGAAAGACTACCGGGATGCAGTGACCAAGCTCGGAACGGATTTCGATACGCTTCAGACTCTGGGCCTGTCGATTCAGCAGGACCGGGCCCGGCTTGGCGCCTTGAAGACCCTGGTCGATGAAATGATCGCCGAGTTGCAGGGCCAGATCGATCTGGCAAGGGGGAGTGATTTCGAGACGGCCATTGCACAGATGAAAATCGGCCGTTCCAATGACTTGCGGGATAAAATCTACAGCGGAATAAGAGGCATTCGCACAGGGGAACTGGCCCAGCTGACCGAGCGCAGCGCAGCCATGCAGAAAAGCTCTTCTTTGGCGCGTAATTTCATTGTTTTCGGCAGCCTGATCGGGCTGGTGCTGCTGATCATGGCCGGCACAATCATCACCCGCGACATCACCCGTCCGCTGGGCATGGTCGTCGCCGTATCGAGCGATATCGCCGGCGGCGACCTGACCACCAGCATCCCGGAAGACAGACGGAAAGACGAGGTGGGAGAGCTGAACGAATCTTTCCGCAGCATGCTGGCCAACCTGCGGCAGCAGACGCGCAGCATCGCGGAGGTGGTGAACTCGCTGGCGGCCTCCTCCAGCGAGATTTCCACCACCGTTTCGCAACTGGCGGCCAGTACGGCCGAGACCTCGACCGCGGTGAGCGAGACCTCCACCACGGCCGAGGAAATCCGCCAGACCGCCGAGGTGTCGAGCAACAAGGCCGAGAACGTGGCCACACTGGCCCGCGAGGCCGAGGACTATTCACGCTCCGGCCGCGAGGCCCTGGAGGACACGCTGGGCGGGATGTCCGAAATCCAGATACGGATGGAATCGATCGGCGAGAGCATCATGCGCCTGAGCGAGCAGAGCCAGGCGATCGGCGAGATAATCGCCTCGGTGGACGACCTGGCGGACCAGTCGAACCTGCTGGCAGTCAACGCGGCGATCGAGGCCGCCCGCTACGAGGACCAGGGCAAGGGTTTCACCGTGGTGGCCCAGGAGATTCGCAGTCTGGCCGACCAGTCCAAGCAGGGCACCAAGAAAGTGCGCACGATCCTCAACGACGTGCAGAAAGCCACGACCAACGCCGTGCTGGCGGTGGAGCAGGGCGGCAAGACAGTCGAGGCGGCGATGAAACAGTCGCAGAAAGCCCGCGAGGCGATCCAATCCATGACCGAGAGCATAGCCGACACGGCGCAGGCCGGCAAGCAGATCGCTGCCTCGAACCAGCAGCAGACCGCCGGGATAGAGCAGATCGTGGTGGCGATCGACAACATCCGTCAGGCCACCACCCAGAACGCGATCGGCACCCGCCAGATCGAGGAGACCACGCGCCGTCTGGCCGAGCTTGGGCAGAGTCTCAAGGAACTGGTGAACCGGTACAAGCTGGACTGA
- a CDS encoding chemotaxis protein CheW, whose product MKAGKRKADPRTESVLKERARALARQEQSHRRPQKQLSVVMFQLAQEDYAVETRFVRQVHPLKELTEIPGTPDFVLGVVNIHGEILSLVELKKFFGLPERGLTDLNKILVLEDGRMEFGVLADEVHGTRLLDADQIRPPGSSLNGIGDKYLLGVTPERIIVLNAAKLLSDPELRVNDPPSLGRDINGRLT is encoded by the coding sequence ATGAAAGCCGGAAAGCGAAAGGCTGACCCCAGGACCGAATCGGTCCTCAAGGAGCGCGCCAGGGCCCTGGCCCGTCAGGAACAGAGCCATCGGAGACCGCAAAAGCAGCTCAGCGTGGTCATGTTTCAGCTGGCGCAGGAGGACTACGCGGTCGAGACCCGTTTCGTCCGCCAGGTCCACCCCTTGAAAGAGTTGACCGAGATTCCAGGCACGCCGGATTTCGTGCTGGGAGTGGTGAATATTCACGGCGAGATACTGTCCCTGGTGGAGCTGAAAAAATTCTTTGGGCTGCCCGAGCGCGGTCTGACCGACCTGAACAAGATTCTGGTCCTGGAGGACGGGCGGATGGAATTCGGCGTGCTGGCGGATGAGGTCCACGGGACCCGCCTGCTGGATGCGGACCAGATCCGCCCGCCCGGGTCGAGCCTGAACGGCATCGGGGACAAGTACCTTCTCGGCGTGACCCCGGAGCGGATCATCGTGCTCAACGCGGCGAAACTCCTCTCGGACCCGGAGCTGCGGGTGAACGACCCCCCGTCGCTCGGGCGTGACATCAACGGACGGCTCACCTGA
- a CDS encoding response regulator — MNEEDRAFLARLLEAFRLEAAEHVENMSNLLLELEKSSDGQQRADLVQSVFREAHSLKGAARSVGLVQIEALCRAMESVFSGWKSQGLAATPELFDLLHTALESLNDAVGANPEAEPDLSDLAGKLEARASGAVIPAAQAVAVTAVPEAAPAPELQAETDLSPLTPEDSPEFPAAAAENGGVERLSRDTVRVSARRLEAILRKTEEMTVLKLANAQILEQTAEMRQELDLWRRDLGRLQPVLRQLGRTLETASGQRLDNHSVNRLLEYVDSGGGRMRRLEGLSSGLEKSVVEYSRSLSRSVDFLLAETLGLLTLPASSLFRTYPKLVRRLAREQGKQIGFELEGESLELDRRVLQELKDPLNHILRNSIDHGIEKPEDRLAAGKPAEGRISLRTRRLDSGRIEIAVSDDGRGVDVESLRREAQKKRILAGESAEDTDRNRLLALAFEPGLSTSAFVTDLSGRGLGLNIVREALGRLGGTVSLESTPLQGTCVRMVVPVSVSTTRAVLLRSGGRLFLIPSVKVGAALKVPRDKVGTVENRETVRWEGVEAPLVKLREVLRLRTQQEEGPEGDGAVVALILSEAGRSVALQVDEVLAEQEVLIKGLGRQLVRVRNVTGVAVIGTGQAVPVLHAADLVHTAAARAESPAGDGPSAQETQERKASLMVVEDSPTSRMLLKNILEMSGYGVETATNGAEAFARLKERAFDLVVSDVDMPKMNGFVLTSRIRADKSLAALPVILVTALDSDSDRERGFDVGASAYIVKSSFDQGNLLETIKRFI; from the coding sequence ATGAACGAAGAAGACAGAGCTTTTCTGGCCCGCCTGCTCGAGGCGTTCCGTCTCGAAGCGGCGGAGCATGTCGAAAACATGTCCAACCTGCTGCTGGAGCTGGAGAAATCCTCCGACGGCCAGCAACGGGCCGACCTGGTGCAGTCGGTGTTCCGGGAGGCGCACAGCCTGAAAGGCGCGGCCCGCTCGGTGGGCCTGGTGCAGATCGAGGCGCTCTGCAGGGCCATGGAGAGTGTCTTCTCGGGCTGGAAAAGCCAGGGCCTGGCCGCCACGCCGGAGCTGTTCGACCTGCTGCATACGGCCCTTGAGAGCCTGAACGACGCGGTCGGTGCGAACCCGGAGGCGGAGCCGGACCTGTCGGACCTGGCGGGCAAACTCGAAGCCCGGGCTTCGGGAGCGGTTATCCCGGCCGCGCAGGCCGTTGCCGTGACAGCCGTGCCCGAGGCTGCGCCCGCGCCGGAGTTGCAGGCAGAGACAGACCTGTCACCCCTGACACCTGAGGACAGTCCGGAGTTCCCGGCCGCCGCCGCGGAGAACGGCGGCGTCGAAAGATTGAGCCGGGACACGGTCCGGGTGAGCGCCAGGCGTCTGGAGGCGATCCTGCGCAAGACCGAGGAGATGACGGTCCTCAAGCTGGCCAACGCGCAGATACTGGAGCAGACAGCCGAGATGCGCCAGGAGCTGGACCTCTGGCGCCGCGACCTGGGCCGTCTGCAACCCGTGCTTCGTCAGTTGGGCCGGACATTGGAGACGGCTTCCGGTCAGAGGCTGGACAACCATTCGGTCAACCGCCTGCTGGAGTACGTCGACTCCGGTGGCGGCCGGATGCGGCGGCTGGAGGGACTCTCCTCCGGCCTCGAGAAATCGGTAGTCGAATATAGCCGTTCCCTGTCGCGGTCAGTCGATTTCCTTCTGGCTGAGACGCTCGGCCTGCTCACTCTTCCGGCGTCCTCCCTGTTCCGCACCTACCCCAAGCTCGTGCGCCGTCTGGCCCGGGAGCAGGGCAAGCAGATCGGTTTCGAGCTGGAGGGCGAGAGCCTGGAGCTGGACCGGCGGGTGCTGCAGGAACTCAAGGATCCGCTCAACCACATATTGCGCAACTCGATCGACCACGGGATCGAAAAACCCGAGGACCGTCTGGCCGCGGGCAAGCCGGCGGAGGGACGGATCAGCCTGCGCACCCGCCGGCTGGACAGCGGACGGATCGAGATCGCGGTCTCGGATGACGGGCGCGGGGTGGATGTGGAGTCGCTGCGGCGGGAGGCGCAGAAAAAACGGATCCTCGCCGGAGAGAGCGCAGAGGATACCGACCGCAACCGTCTGCTGGCCCTGGCTTTCGAGCCGGGGCTGTCCACGAGCGCGTTCGTCACCGACCTGTCCGGCCGCGGCCTGGGGCTGAACATTGTGCGCGAGGCTCTGGGCCGTCTGGGCGGGACAGTGTCGCTCGAATCGACGCCGCTGCAGGGGACCTGCGTGCGGATGGTGGTCCCGGTCTCTGTCTCGACCACCCGGGCGGTCCTGCTGCGCAGCGGGGGACGGCTGTTCCTGATCCCCTCGGTGAAAGTCGGCGCCGCGCTGAAAGTGCCGCGGGACAAGGTGGGGACAGTGGAGAACCGGGAAACTGTCCGCTGGGAAGGGGTCGAGGCGCCGCTGGTCAAGCTGCGGGAGGTCCTTCGCCTGCGCACGCAGCAGGAGGAGGGTCCGGAGGGTGACGGAGCGGTGGTGGCCCTGATACTGAGCGAGGCCGGGCGAAGCGTGGCCCTGCAGGTGGACGAGGTCCTGGCCGAGCAGGAGGTGCTGATCAAGGGCCTGGGCCGTCAACTGGTCCGGGTGCGCAATGTCACCGGCGTGGCCGTGATCGGCACGGGGCAGGCGGTCCCGGTGCTGCACGCGGCCGACCTGGTGCATACCGCCGCCGCCCGGGCGGAAAGCCCGGCCGGGGACGGGCCCTCCGCTCAGGAAACTCAGGAGAGGAAGGCCTCGCTCATGGTGGTCGAGGATTCCCCGACCTCCAGAATGCTGCTCAAGAACATCCTGGAGATGTCCGGCTACGGCGTGGAGACCGCGACCAACGGGGCGGAAGCGTTCGCCCGGCTCAAGGAGCGCGCTTTCGACTTGGTGGTCTCGGATGTCGACATGCCGAAAATGAACGGTTTCGTGCTGACTTCCAGGATAAGGGCCGACAAATCGCTTGCCGCCCTGCCGGTGATACTGGTCACCGCACTCGACTCCGATAGCGACCGCGAGCGGGGGTTCGATGTGGGGGCAAGCGCCTACATAGTCAAAAGCAGCTTCGATCAGGGAAACCTTCTCGAAACAATAAAACGCTTTATCTAA
- a CDS encoding PorV/PorQ family protein — translation MISKTAIRAMFTACAVLTLVAAGLQAQGVGRQDYSGLDKYIDQGRMDNSSFVGVRAAEFLTIPVGARGIALGSAYTAVTDDISSIWWNPAGLGFLRNREMMLNVVDYTLDLTYSYAAAAMPFADGKVVVGGFFGYLDIPDMEITTISSPEGTGSTFNAYDFQMGGSLAYNFSDRFVGGLSAKYVHQDVWGNLGANAFAIDAGAIYHTEFMEREIRFAFAIQNLGTNMTMNGPVLLESVGPQSLQTGNLPGGYEDYPNDPYAMSRRLDREVFFRTHTYRLPTTMKIALAYNLYTGEKMNWMASAELWRPSYIPLSYATGTEINYNFNPAISAALRLGWQIQTDEYTEDKDQMGYEYLGDDPTWRGFSVGGGVQRTIGDMILRFNYAWKNKGRLSADNFFSVSFGF, via the coding sequence ATGATAAGTAAAACGGCCATACGAGCCATGTTCACGGCCTGTGCGGTCCTGACACTGGTGGCGGCCGGCCTGCAAGCGCAGGGCGTGGGCCGTCAGGACTACTCCGGGCTGGATAAGTACATCGACCAGGGGCGGATGGACAACTCCTCGTTTGTCGGAGTCCGCGCCGCGGAGTTCCTGACCATCCCGGTGGGAGCACGGGGTATCGCCCTGGGCAGCGCCTACACCGCGGTCACGGACGATATCAGCTCGATCTGGTGGAACCCGGCCGGTCTGGGATTCCTGCGTAACCGCGAAATGATGCTGAACGTAGTCGACTACACCCTGGACCTGACCTACAGCTATGCTGCCGCGGCCATGCCGTTTGCCGACGGTAAGGTGGTGGTGGGCGGGTTCTTCGGTTACCTCGACATTCCGGACATGGAGATCACCACGATCTCCAGCCCCGAGGGCACCGGAAGCACGTTCAACGCCTACGATTTCCAGATGGGCGGATCGCTGGCCTACAATTTCTCGGATCGCTTCGTCGGCGGCCTGAGCGCCAAGTACGTGCATCAGGACGTGTGGGGCAACCTGGGCGCCAACGCGTTCGCCATTGACGCCGGTGCGATCTACCACACCGAGTTCATGGAGCGCGAGATCCGTTTCGCTTTCGCGATCCAGAACCTGGGCACCAACATGACCATGAACGGGCCGGTGCTCCTGGAATCCGTCGGGCCACAGAGCCTCCAGACCGGCAACCTGCCAGGCGGCTATGAGGATTATCCCAACGATCCTTACGCCATGAGCCGCCGTCTGGACCGGGAGGTTTTCTTCCGCACCCACACCTACCGGCTGCCCACGACGATGAAGATCGCGCTGGCCTACAACCTTTACACCGGCGAGAAGATGAACTGGATGGCCTCCGCCGAGCTCTGGCGTCCCAGCTACATTCCGCTTTCCTACGCCACCGGCACCGAGATAAACTACAACTTCAATCCGGCCATTTCGGCGGCCCTGCGGCTGGGCTGGCAGATCCAGACCGACGAGTACACCGAGGATAAGGACCAGATGGGTTACGAGTACCTCGGGGATGATCCGACCTGGCGCGGGTTCAGCGTCGGAGGCGGCGTGCAGCGCACGATCGGCGACATGATCCTGCGTTTCAACTATGCCTGGAAGAACAAGGGTCGGTTGTCCGCGGATAACTTCTTCTCCGTGTCCTTCGGGTTCTGA
- the cheB gene encoding chemotaxis-specific protein-glutamate methyltransferase CheB produces the protein MIRLMVAEDSAVVRANLVHILESDPELTVVAQARNGLEAVSLARTKRPDVITMDIHMPELDGFQATREIMASSPVPIVIVTASWDQEQLSKTFQAIEAGAVNIAGKPPAVGHPKYDHSARELIQLVKAMSEVKVVRRIRSLTPAAPSGSGMKASGPGPGRRDIRLVAIGASTGGPPVLQTILSGLPRNFPAPVLVVQHITVGFIQGLIDWLDSSSSVQVRLAQDGEVLMPGRAYFAPDNYQMGLLDPNRISLVDDPPENHLRPSVSYLFRSVARVCGKQAAAVLLTGMGCDGAAEMNLIRESGGLTIAQDRESSMIFGMPGEAQKLGAAGLVLPPGQIVDALLGSVQSEAPRDAVDKAWSETGEET, from the coding sequence GTGATCAGATTGATGGTTGCAGAGGATTCAGCCGTTGTCCGCGCCAACCTGGTGCATATCCTGGAGAGCGACCCGGAGCTGACAGTGGTGGCCCAGGCTCGCAACGGATTGGAGGCGGTGAGTCTGGCCCGGACAAAACGTCCGGATGTCATCACGATGGATATCCACATGCCGGAGCTGGACGGTTTCCAGGCCACACGGGAAATCATGGCCTCCAGTCCGGTTCCCATCGTGATTGTCACCGCGAGCTGGGACCAGGAGCAGTTGTCCAAGACTTTCCAGGCGATCGAGGCCGGGGCGGTCAACATCGCGGGCAAGCCGCCCGCGGTCGGTCACCCGAAGTACGACCATTCGGCCCGGGAGCTGATACAACTGGTCAAGGCGATGTCCGAGGTGAAAGTGGTCCGCCGCATCCGGTCGCTGACCCCCGCGGCGCCATCCGGCAGCGGCATGAAAGCCTCCGGACCGGGGCCCGGGCGCCGCGACATCCGGCTGGTGGCCATCGGGGCCTCCACCGGTGGTCCGCCGGTGCTGCAGACAATCCTGTCCGGTCTGCCGCGGAATTTCCCAGCGCCGGTGCTGGTGGTCCAGCATATAACCGTGGGTTTTATCCAGGGGCTGATCGACTGGCTGGACTCCAGCTCGAGCGTCCAGGTGCGGCTGGCGCAGGACGGCGAGGTGCTCATGCCGGGCCGGGCCTATTTCGCTCCGGACAATTACCAGATGGGCCTGCTCGACCCGAACCGGATCAGCCTGGTGGACGACCCGCCCGAGAACCACCTGCGCCCCTCGGTTTCATACCTGTTCCGCTCGGTGGCCCGGGTCTGCGGAAAGCAGGCCGCCGCGGTGCTGCTGACCGGGATGGGCTGTGACGGGGCGGCGGAGATGAACCTGATCCGCGAGAGCGGCGGCCTGACAATCGCACAGGACCGCGAGTCCTCCATGATTTTCGGGATGCCGGGCGAGGCCCAGAAACTGGGCGCGGCCGGACTCGTCCTGCCTCCCGGACAGATCGTGGACGCTCTGCTCGGTTCGGTCCAGAGCGAGGCGCCGCGTGACGCTGTCGACAAGGCCTGGAGCGAGACCGGGGAGGAGACATGA
- a CDS encoding chemotaxis protein CheW, with the protein MSSAEKLVVFRLDDTLHALRLENVLRVVRAVQLTALPDAPATVAGVVNVQGEVLPVIDTRRRFGLGAKALEPSDRLILASLDTRRAALLVDAVEGVLSPEAGSVTPAERVVPSMELTEGALRLEDGMILIYNLERFLSLDDRRQLEQALERLSRDG; encoded by the coding sequence ATGTCTTCTGCGGAAAAACTCGTGGTTTTCCGTCTGGACGATACCCTTCACGCCCTGCGGCTGGAGAACGTACTGCGGGTGGTGCGGGCTGTCCAGCTCACCGCCCTGCCCGACGCTCCGGCCACGGTCGCGGGAGTGGTGAACGTCCAGGGGGAGGTGCTGCCGGTGATCGACACCCGCCGGCGGTTCGGTCTGGGCGCCAAGGCGCTGGAACCCTCCGACCGCCTGATCCTGGCCAGCCTGGATACGCGGCGGGCCGCCCTGCTGGTGGATGCGGTGGAGGGTGTGCTGAGCCCGGAGGCCGGCAGCGTGACCCCGGCCGAGCGGGTGGTCCCGTCCATGGAACTGACCGAGGGCGCGCTGCGGCTGGAGGATGGGATGATCCTGATTTACAACCTGGAGCGCTTCCTCTCACTGGACGACAGGCGGCAACTGGAACAGGCCCTGGAAAGACTGTCGCGCGATGGGTGA
- a CDS encoding chemotaxis protein CheR — MGEPLSEYELGRLSELISTRLGLYFPRERWVDMQKKTEAAAFESGAPDLRAFLEGLFSGSLSRETIQRLAGSLTVGETYFFRERPSFEALRETILPELIRRRAGQDKLIRIWSAGCATGEEPYSLAILLKSLELEKLGCQATILATDLNTGALESARRGEYRRWSFRDPAAPPSAGCFEEMEGEVRRVARRIREMVQFDYLNLAEDCYPSLLGGTNALDLILCRNVLMYFSPQRQREVISRFLLCLRPGGWLLVSPCEASAWLFSEFDTVSLPQMSAFRKPEPGTVKPAAAVQRQAAGRKEAPHPSRATARKEEPAGKEREAAAKPPASPEPAPGSRAVGEVGKLFQAGDYAAVVERLATVPTPEPAGAICLIKSLANLGELGRSLELCRSQVEQRRLDPALHYLLAMLLVESGQGAEAAAELGRTLYLEPGHALAHFALGRLAFQAGQRTQAEKHLRNCLAALQRLAPDQEVAESDGLTAGRLERLISQMLPQMSGQSKTGKAAGHESRKAKG, encoded by the coding sequence ATGGGTGAGCCGCTGTCGGAATACGAACTGGGACGGCTGAGCGAACTGATCTCGACCCGGCTCGGGCTTTATTTCCCCCGCGAGCGCTGGGTCGATATGCAGAAGAAGACGGAGGCCGCGGCGTTCGAATCCGGGGCGCCGGACCTGAGGGCTTTCCTGGAGGGCCTGTTCTCGGGAAGCTTGAGTCGTGAGACCATACAGAGGCTGGCCGGCAGCCTCACAGTGGGGGAGACGTATTTCTTCCGCGAGCGGCCCTCGTTCGAGGCCCTGCGGGAGACAATCCTGCCGGAGCTGATCCGGCGGCGGGCCGGCCAGGACAAGCTGATCCGTATCTGGAGCGCCGGCTGCGCCACGGGCGAGGAACCCTATTCGCTGGCGATCCTGCTGAAAAGCCTCGAGCTGGAGAAGCTCGGGTGCCAGGCCACGATCCTGGCCACGGACCTGAATACAGGTGCGCTGGAGAGCGCGCGGCGTGGGGAGTACCGGCGCTGGTCTTTCCGTGACCCGGCCGCCCCGCCGTCCGCGGGTTGCTTCGAGGAGATGGAGGGCGAGGTAAGGAGGGTCGCCAGGCGCATCCGGGAAATGGTGCAGTTCGATTACCTCAACCTGGCCGAGGACTGCTACCCCTCGCTACTGGGCGGCACGAACGCGCTGGACCTGATCCTTTGCCGCAACGTGCTGATGTATTTCAGTCCTCAGAGGCAGCGGGAGGTCATCTCGCGATTCCTGCTCTGCCTGCGCCCGGGCGGCTGGCTGCTGGTCAGCCCCTGCGAGGCGAGCGCCTGGCTGTTTTCGGAGTTCGATACGGTCAGTCTGCCCCAGATGTCGGCGTTCCGCAAGCCGGAGCCCGGGACGGTCAAGCCCGCTGCAGCGGTCCAGCGGCAGGCGGCCGGGAGGAAAGAGGCTCCGCACCCGTCGCGGGCGACGGCGCGAAAAGAGGAACCCGCGGGGAAAGAACGGGAGGCTGCGGCCAAACCTCCGGCTTCGCCCGAACCCGCTCCCGGCAGCCGTGCCGTGGGTGAGGTCGGGAAGTTGTTCCAGGCTGGCGATTACGCGGCCGTGGTCGAGCGCCTGGCGACGGTCCCGACTCCGGAGCCGGCCGGGGCGATATGCCTGATCAAGTCCCTGGCCAACCTGGGCGAGCTGGGCCGTAGCCTCGAACTCTGCCGCAGTCAGGTGGAACAACGCCGCCTGGACCCGGCGCTGCACTATCTGCTGGCGATGCTGCTGGTCGAATCGGGACAGGGGGCCGAGGCGGCCGCGGAGCTGGGCAGGACGCTCTACCTGGAGCCGGGGCACGCGCTGGCGCATTTCGCGCTGGGCCGTCTGGCGTTCCAGGCCGGGCAGCGCACTCAGGCGGAAAAGCACCTGCGCAACTGCCTGGCGGCCCTTCAGCGGCTCGCCCCCGATCAGGAGGTGGCCGAATCGGACGGATTGACCGCGGGGCGCCTGGAGCGCCTGATAAGCCAGATGCTGCCGCAGATGAGCGGACAGAGCAAAACGGGAAAGGCGGCAGGCCATGAAAGCCGGAAAGCGAAAGGCTGA
- a CDS encoding DUF4832 domain-containing protein has translation MFLILGVTVSLLMVGLLRAVTESQGANGVVYQEDVNGDGEVTLMDALALLLLGRADPSDPRADYNWDGVYSMADVKAMLINIVRERLTPLETVVYPVRTDEFLLNPGMGFCSIGAFYSWLKTYDPKYPPCANVYYRWYWSQIQPAEDKIDFEMIDGLMDKAKREGQTFCMRVMCQDGAVYVPQWLIDKGLKGRYYDEKDHSKGFQPDYSDPLFIEYHSRLIKALAERYDGDPNLYYVDIGSVGSWGEWNTAGAPEGFQMPAEPVLNDIIKLYLDSFTKTKLLMLIGDYMDYAIERGTGYRADCLGDWGMWSDNWSHMTTIYPDFLAKTPKALEAWKHSPVAFEACNTCTTWYLDGMGGRFTREMARDTTIAQSLAWHLSWMNLCYGPKFEELPDEWIQAYLEWGKKMGYRFVLRSLAHPSRVTAGGQLPLRMDWENAGVAPSYYLHPLAVQFRNTVSKETWVVNTDADIREWLPGQVNYNTVVTVPDSLTPGEYELGLAMLDRTGKDPRIKFAVEGAAEDGWYRLSRVRVH, from the coding sequence GTGTTTCTGATTCTGGGAGTTACGGTCTCGCTCCTGATGGTCGGCTTGCTGAGAGCGGTCACCGAATCGCAGGGTGCGAACGGGGTGGTGTATCAGGAGGATGTGAACGGGGACGGCGAGGTGACGCTGATGGATGCGCTGGCCCTTCTGCTGCTCGGCCGGGCCGACCCGTCCGACCCCAGGGCGGATTACAACTGGGACGGCGTATATTCGATGGCCGATGTCAAAGCGATGCTGATCAACATTGTCCGCGAACGTCTGACGCCTCTCGAAACCGTGGTGTACCCGGTCAGGACCGACGAGTTCCTTCTGAACCCAGGCATGGGTTTCTGCTCCATAGGCGCTTTCTACTCCTGGCTGAAGACTTACGACCCCAAATATCCCCCCTGCGCCAATGTCTATTACCGCTGGTACTGGAGCCAGATCCAGCCGGCCGAGGACAAGATCGATTTCGAGATGATCGACGGGCTGATGGACAAGGCGAAGAGAGAGGGCCAGACTTTCTGCATGCGCGTGATGTGCCAGGACGGCGCGGTGTACGTGCCGCAGTGGCTGATAGACAAGGGGCTCAAGGGCCGGTATTACGATGAAAAGGACCATTCGAAAGGGTTTCAGCCGGATTATTCGGACCCTCTGTTCATCGAGTACCACAGCCGGTTGATCAAGGCGCTGGCGGAGCGTTACGATGGAGACCCGAACCTGTATTATGTTGACATTGGGTCGGTCGGTTCCTGGGGTGAATGGAACACGGCCGGAGCGCCGGAAGGCTTCCAGATGCCTGCGGAACCGGTATTAAATGACATAATAAAGCTCTACCTGGATAGTTTCACCAAAACAAAGCTTTTGATGCTGATAGGCGATTACATGGATTACGCTATCGAGCGCGGGACGGGCTACCGCGCCGATTGCCTGGGCGACTGGGGCATGTGGAGCGACAACTGGAGCCACATGACCACCATCTACCCCGACTTTTTGGCAAAAACCCCGAAAGCCCTGGAGGCCTGGAAGCACTCGCCGGTGGCGTTCGAGGCCTGCAACACCTGCACCACCTGGTACCTCGACGGCATGGGCGGCCGCTTCACCCGGGAGATGGCCCGCGACACCACGATCGCGCAGTCCCTGGCCTGGCACCTTTCCTGGATGAACCTGTGTTACGGTCCCAAATTCGAGGAACTGCCCGATGAATGGATCCAGGCCTACCTCGAATGGGGCAAGAAAATGGGCTACCGCTTCGTGCTGCGCAGCCTGGCCCACCCGTCCCGCGTGACCGCGGGCGGGCAGCTGCCGCTCAGGATGGACTGGGAGAATGCCGGAGTGGCGCCCTCTTACTACTTGCACCCCCTGGCCGTGCAGTTCCGCAACACCGTGAGCAAGGAAACCTGGGTCGTAAATACGGATGCCGACATCCGGGAGTGGCTGCCCGGGCAGGTGAATTACAACACGGTCGTGACCGTGCCGGACAGCCTGACTCCGGGCGAGTACGAACTCGGTCTTGCCATGCTCGACAGGACCGGCAAAGACCCCAGGATAAAATTCGCCGTCGAGGGAGCGGCCGAGGACGGCTGGTACCGTCTGAGCCGCGTGCGGGTGCACTGA